In Variovorax paradoxus, a single genomic region encodes these proteins:
- a CDS encoding response regulator transcription factor — translation MTVRILLVEDEPEMASVLRTALHKRGVLVDHAATLADGGRHVEATPYDALVLDRRLPDGDGLSLVSDLRAAGNHIPVLMLTARDALDDRVQGLDAGADDYLGKPFAVEELLARIRALLRRPAAALPDVLRIAALSFDFTHCEASVDAQRMELPRRELLALETLVRRAGRTVLRSSLERAVFGLDAEIQSNALDTHVSRLRKKLADTGAGVEIASIRGVGYLLRSQS, via the coding sequence ATGACCGTGCGCATCCTGCTGGTGGAAGACGAGCCCGAGATGGCGTCGGTGCTGCGCACCGCGCTGCACAAGCGTGGCGTGCTGGTGGACCACGCCGCCACGCTGGCCGATGGTGGCCGCCATGTGGAAGCCACGCCCTACGACGCGCTGGTGCTCGACCGCCGGCTACCCGACGGCGACGGCCTCTCGCTGGTGTCGGACCTGCGCGCCGCCGGCAACCATATCCCGGTGCTGATGCTCACCGCGCGCGATGCGCTGGACGACCGCGTGCAGGGCCTGGACGCCGGCGCCGACGACTACCTCGGCAAGCCCTTCGCGGTGGAAGAGCTGCTGGCGCGCATCCGCGCGCTGCTACGCAGGCCCGCCGCAGCCCTGCCCGACGTGCTGCGCATCGCGGCGCTGAGCTTCGACTTCACGCATTGCGAAGCCAGCGTCGACGCGCAGCGCATGGAGCTGCCGCGCCGCGAACTGCTTGCCTTGGAAACCCTGGTGCGGCGTGCCGGTCGCACGGTGCTGCGCAGTTCGCTGGAGCGGGCGGTGTTCGGGCTCGACGCGGAGATCCAGTCGAACGCGCTCGACACGCATGTCTCGCGCCTGCGCAAGAAGCTCGCCGACACCGGCGCAGGCGTGGAGATCGCCAGCATTCGCGGCGTCGGCTACCTGCTGCGCTCGCAGTCATGA